DNA from Dokdonella koreensis DS-123:
AGCGTGGCCAGGTCCAGCCAGGCGTCGATGTGGGCGGGGTCGGCGGCGCACCAGCGCTCGAACGCCTCGCGGTCTTCGGCCGTGCAGTCGGGCGCCTGCAGCCGGGCCTGCCAGTCGGCGGCGCGGTGCACGAGGAGGGACGGCAGGGCGCTAGGGGTGACGGATGGGGTCATGGCGTGCCTCGCGAGGCGAGCAGACGATCGACCTTGCCGCGCAGCTCGCGCAGGGCGCGCGAGATGTGCTTTTCCACGGCCTTCACGGAGATTCCGCAGCGGGCGGCGATGGCGGGGTAGCTCAGCGCGTCGACGCGGTTGAGCAGGTACACCTCGCGGCAGCGTGGCGGGAGTTCCAGGATGGCTTGGCGGGCGAGCATGAGGTGCTGCTGGTCGGTGGCGAGGTGTTCGGGTGAAGGCTCGGGAGAGGCGTGGGTGGACAGGTCGTCGTCGGTGTCGAACAGCGGGGTTTCGCGGGTGGCGGCCTGGCGCTGCCGGTCACGGTGCAGGTTGAGGACGATCCGGTAGGCCAGGGGTGTCCATTCGTCGGGTGGCGTGGTGTCGCGGTAGCGCAGCAGGCGCAGGAACCCCTCCTGCACCAGGTCCTTGGCGTCTTCGCTGCCGACGCCGAGATTGACCAGAAAGCGCTGCAACGGGCCGCGGCGCTCGTCCACGAAGCGGTCGAACGGCACCCGGGAAGCGGCGCCGACTGGCGTGGAAGGCTCGCGACTCATCCGCCCATCATAGGGCGAGGTTTCGGGTCTGCGCAGTGTGGGACATGCGTGCAGCACGGTTCACCGGACGGCGTGGCCGATCGCCACCTGCCCACTCCAACGCAATCGGCGGCGGCCCCCCTACCTCGGTGCCGCGCGAAGGCCGGCGGCGGGGCGGGCCGCGCCCGCGGGGCGGGCGCCGGGACGGTCAGAACCGCCATGTGGCCGACAGCCAGTAGTAGCGCCCCACCGGGTCGTCGAACTGCGGGTTGTAGCCGCCGCTGGCCTCGGT
Protein-coding regions in this window:
- a CDS encoding RNA polymerase sigma factor, with protein sequence MSREPSTPVGAASRVPFDRFVDERRGPLQRFLVNLGVGSEDAKDLVQEGFLRLLRYRDTTPPDEWTPLAYRIVLNLHRDRQRQAATRETPLFDTDDDLSTHASPEPSPEHLATDQQHLMLARQAILELPPRCREVYLLNRVDALSYPAIAARCGISVKAVEKHISRALRELRGKVDRLLASRGTP